Within Micromonospora narathiwatensis, the genomic segment TTCACCGAAGCCGGAGGTCACGCCCCATCGTGCTCGGCCGGCGACGGTAAGTACAAGCCCCGATGTGGATCAGTTTGGTCGGGATCCGGTCAGGTGGTCGGCCAGGGTCTCGCTGATCCGGCGGAGCTGGTCCACCTGCGCGGGGCTCAGCGCGTCGAACAGGTGCCGGCGTACCCCCTCGACGTGGCCCGGCGCGGCGGCGGCCAGGGTGGCGTAGCCGGCGTCGGTGAGGGTGGCGATCTGCCCCCGCCGGTCGGTCGGGCACTCCTCGCGGCGGATCCAGCCCTCGGCCTCCAGCCGGGCGGCGGCGTGCGAGAGCCGGCTGCGGGAGGA encodes:
- a CDS encoding MarR family winged helix-turn-helix transcriptional regulator, whose amino-acid sequence is MDAMTRWLDPDEQRTWRAFLTASRALMDALDRELQRDAGMPHAYYEILVRLSEAPDRRLRMSELADATGSSRSRLSHAAARLEAEGWIRREECPTDRRGQIATLTDAGYATLAAAAPGHVEGVRRHLFDALSPAQVDQLRRISETLADHLTGSRPN